Proteins found in one Populus alba chromosome 14, ASM523922v2, whole genome shotgun sequence genomic segment:
- the LOC118042489 gene encoding cyclin-U4-1, with protein MAELESTKMMPKSITFLSSLLQRVADSNDLNREFQPQKISVFHGLTRPTISIQSYLERIFKYANCSPSCFVVAYVYLDRFAQRQPSLPINSLNVHRLLITSVLVSAKFMDDMYYNNAYYARVGGISTIEMNYLEVDFLFGLGFNLNVTPNTFHTYCSYLQREMMQQPSLNLAESSLNLGRSLKVHLCFNEDETSHQQQQLAV; from the exons ATGGCAGAGCTAGAGAGCACAAAGATGATGCCAAAATCAATcacatttctctcttctttgctTCAAAGGGTTGCTGATTCTAATGATCTTAACCGCGAGTTTCAGCCACAGAAAATCTCGGTCTTCCATGGACTAACTAGGCCAACTATCTCTATTCAAAGTTACTTGGAGAGAATTTTCAAGTACGCAAATTGTAGCCCTTCTTGCTTTGTTGTTGCGTATGTGTATCTTGATAGGTTTGCTCAAAGACAACCTTCTTTGCCTATCAATTCTCTCAATGTTCACCGGTTGCTTATAACAAGTGTCTTGGTTTCTGCAAAGTTCATGGATGACAT GTATTACAACAATGCTTACTATGCAAGAGTTGGAGGGATTAGCACGATTGAGATGAACTATCTAGAAGTGGATTTTCTATTTGGATTAGGCTTCAATTTAAATGTGACTCCAAACACCTTCCACACTTACTGCTCCTACCTTCAGAGAGAGATGATGCAACAACCTTCTCTGAATTTAGCTGAATCTTCATTGAACTTGGGGAGATCACTAAAAGTCCACTTGTGCTTCAATGAAGATGAGACATCCCATCAACAACAGCAACTTGCTGTTTAA
- the LOC118042488 gene encoding uncharacterized protein, giving the protein MSQPKQNIAKRSYSWFRKFQYNPNRDTPSDARNVLLVVVALIAAVTFQAGVNPPGGVWQDNGNGTLVAENGTLVAGNGTHVAGTAIYASQPASMMITYASAVFAVTPRKSVRYRYLLIIAFGPFVMRCLGYFFKKYCMIEIEHQIGSQEEGDKRDGQAGLQV; this is encoded by the exons ATGTCTCAGCCTAAACAAAACATTGCTAAAAGAAGTTATAGCTGGTTCAGGAAATTTCAGTATAATCCAAACAGAGACACACCAAGCGATGCTAGAAATGTTTTGCTAGTAGTTGTGGCCTTGATTGCAGCAGTGACTTTCCAGGCTGGGGTGAACCCTCCTGGAGGGGTCTGGCAAGATAATGGAAATGGTACTCTAGTTGCAGAAAATGGTACTCTAGTTGCAGGAAATGGTACTCATGTTGCAGGAACAGCAATTTATGCATCTCAACCGG CTTCAATGATGATAACCTATGCATCTGCGGTTTTTGCTGTTACTCCTCGTAAATCTGTGCGTTATCGCTATCTTTTGATTATAGCTTTTGGGCCTTTTGTGATGAGGTGTTTGGGTTATTTCTTCAAGAAGTACTGTATGATTGAGATTGAGCATCAAATAGGAAGTCAGGAAGAAGGAGACAAGAGGGATGGGCAAGCAGGTCTTCAAGTTTAG